A genomic region of Capra hircus breed San Clemente chromosome 19, ASM170441v1, whole genome shotgun sequence contains the following coding sequences:
- the LOC108633333 gene encoding intercellular adhesion molecule 2-like has translation MSQLVFRGDPVDSRGSGEEEFEVPKEPKHRMVGSGEFQVINCTASCTDPEKLVLETALHNTLLEGQAQWKLFKVVNISENVELMCSFTCGGRQETKVFIVTVFYPPKQVLLTLWPTSVAIGTLFTIECRVPTVEPLEGLTVTLLRGTEILYNHTFVGTAPSPQDALVSHNITAHSKDGHHNFSCEAQMDLRSRGGGLVHRVLDPQRLEVKEPEPNNQMVIIIAVVIVLLLVFVTFVFLCFVFSQKWHRGRTGHYPVHNRWRRWIGSHWAQPP, from the exons ATGTCCCAGCTGGTCTTCAGAGGTGACCCAGTGGACAGCAGAG GGTCTGGTGAGGAGGAGTTCGAGGTACCCAAAGAGCCAAAGCACCGGATGGTGGGGTCTGGAGAGTTTCAGGTGATTAATTGTACTGCCAGTTGTACGGACCCCGAGAAACTTGTTCTGGAGACAGCCCTACACAACACTCTCCTGGAGGGCCAGGCTCAGTGGAAGTTGTTCAAGGTCGTCAACATCTCCGAGAACGTGGAGCTCATGTGCAGTTTCACCTGCGGTGGCAGGCAGGAGACGAAAGTTTTCATCGTCACCGTGTTCT ACCCTCCAAAGCAAGTGCTCCTGACACTGTGGCCCACCTCAGTGGCCATAGGGACACTGTTCACCATCGAGTGCAGGGTCCCCACCGTGGAGCCCCTCGAAGGCCTCACTGTCACCCTGCTCCGTGGTACTGAGATCTTGTACAATCACACCTTTGTGGGGACAGCACCTTCCCCCCAAGATGCCTTGGTCAGCCATAACATCACAGCTCACAGCAAAGACGGCCACCATAACTTCTCATGCGAGGCCCAAATGGACCTGCGCTCTCGCGGCGGTGGCCTCGTCCACAGAGTCTTAGATCCCCAGAGGCTTGAAGTCAAAG AGCCCGAGCCCAACAACCAGATGGTGATCATCATCGCGGTCGTGATAGTGCTGCTGCTCGTGTTTGTGACATTCGTCTTCCTGTGCTTTGTCTTCAGCCAGAAGTGGCACCGGGGGCGGACAGGTCATTACCCTGTGCATAACCGTTGGAGGAGGTGGATAGGAAGCCACTGGGCACAGCCCCCGTGA